The genomic segment ACACCCCTTATGATCGAGAATCCAAGTTGCggaattattttatgaaataacCTTGGGGCCCACATACCGAATGTAGACCTTGATGCATCGCTTGCACCAGAATTCCTTGAGTACCTAGATATAATACGTGCTCACCGTTTGGCGGAAGATACCGATTTTGATGAGTTGTTCATAGGGCAACAATTCACGAATAAGGAGGATTGTGGTGTTGCCATAAAAATGTATAACATGAAGGTGTCAGTGGACTATAAAGTCACAAAGTTAACACCGACATTATACGTTGGGGGATGTTGGAGAGCTTAAGAAGGATGTAAATGGTGGGTTCATGTTGCATTTATACAAAGGACTCAAATGTGGACAATCTGCAAATTGGAAGGGCCTATACATGCACGGCAACATGTATGACACAAGACCATCATAAGCTAGATGCGAAAATGATCTGCAACTGAATCATGCCATTGGTGAAAGACACGTCGACCATTCCAATCTCAGTATTGATTGTCGACATGCAAACTCGGTTCCAGTACAGCGTGTCATACAAGAAAGCATGGTAGGCGAAATAGATGGCAATTGTGCAGTTGTATGGTGACTGGAAGCGTCATAAAACGAACTACAAATGTGGATATCTGCAACGCAAGAGTACATGCCGAAGGCTGTGATCAACTTACAGACGCAGCTTTATTACGACATTGGTAACGTACTTCAACTAGGAAAACAAATTTTCCACCGCTTGTTCTGGACGTTCAATCCATGTGTTAGTTAGGGCCTTCCCCCACTGCAAGTCGCTAGTGCAAGTTGATAGTACTTGGCTTTATGGGAATTACACGCGTATACTACTAATTGCGGTTGCAGAAGATGGTAACTAGAATGTATTACCCATCGCCTTTGCCATCTTTGAAAGGAGTGCTTCAAGTCTTGGGAATTTTTCCTGATGAACTTGTGAAGGTATATTGTTAAGCAGAACAACATTTGCATTATTTTCGATAGATCGAAAGGACTAATTGCCGTGGTAAGGTGTTCCGGGATTTCGTGAAAATCTGTGTACTGCATCTGGCACATCACATACTTACCAACAAACTGGAATATCTAGGTTTAATTTTACCATGCATAAATATTATGTATAAGTTCTCTCCCAAATTTATTTTAGATTGAAATCCCATGATATGTAAATTGtatccatatttatttttttatattcttcatGTCTGTTTCACGGTCCATTTTCAGGGTTCATGGCTACCCCTTCCAACAATGTTGTCTCTAAGATTAAACCCGCGCCCTCTCCTTGAGAATGTAATGTGATTTACCATCACATCAACCATTttttatatctataattattttgatttttagtttaattatgcTTTATActgaattaataattaaaattgcttggatatattatttgtaattatatttaacaaaaaGAAACATAACGGAAGTAAAGTTTTGAATGATAAACtaaagttaatatttatttattgactTTTGTTAGCATTAGTCCAATGTTCACAGTACCATTAGACAAGATTGTGAATGATTTGGAAAAAAGCCAGAAGAAACCCAGGGTTTGGACAATAGTGCAAGAGCACAAACATTTGTATATGTTTACAATCTTTAGATCCTCATTCATCACCATTTTTTAACCTTTCAGATGCATCTAAGCATAATCTGAACTACCCTGCAAAGCAAGCTTTATAGTTTTGATGATCATATTGATAGGAGCTAGCATGAGGAAGATAATATGGAAAAAATCCATCTCATGCTAAATTGTTTCCGtttgttctttcttttcctttaacaGTACGTCTTTATTCTCAGAGTAGCCCCTGATATGTTATTCTGGCCTAATATGCAAGTAAATGACAAAAGGTAGTAGGTGAACCTTGCCTAAATCAGGAACTCTTAAGTATCTAAACATTGCTGAAGAACCTAAACTACGAGTTGACCAACAGGTATCATAGATTATCTGACCTTAGTCATGAAAGTTTAACCTCTGTAAtgaagtttttataaataaattaagacTAAGGAGTTGTGATTTGTAGCACCAATCACAATGTACCATAATTTTCATGATTGCAAATTATCAATGAATCGTACAAATGCTATAAACAATATCCCATTCATTATTACCAGACATATTACCAACACGTTGTTCAACCCTTTCTCAGGATAAACAAACGCGGAATGGTACTCGAGAAAAATGGTTCAACTCCCAGTTCCAGGTCTACTTTTTACGTTTTTAAACCCCATGATTCGGCTGATATTGTGATTTAGTGGCAGCCCAATTAGTTATCATGAAACTTTGGGCCTTTTTCCTTTTCTACGTTATATTTCTGCTTAGAATTTTCACTGCGAATATGATTCTCCATTTGGGATTTGGCTAACTTTGGTAGAAGTAAATTGCAGACGTTTTCAATTCGTAATTtcctttacaatttttaaaaagaagGGTGGCATTTACAATACCATGTAATTTCATATGCGTACAATTCAATTACTGGTTTTCATTATTACTTTGATGCGTCTCTGGTTTGTGTCTTCCAGTGGCTCTTATATAGCAAAAAACAGCCACCAAGAAAGTTGTGGCAAGACCTCCAAGGATTACACCGCCCCCTGCTACGGATTTGTCCAtggaatgatgatgatgattttgtaGGTGAATGGCATCTCCATCAACACTCACGTTTTCTTCTTTGTTTGGTTCAGTAATGGCTGCTGTGTGATCTGCAGAGGGGCTTCCTACAGTGGGGTGCATGTTCTTTTTAGTGTGGGGCGCTTGGGATGGGCTTGAAGCCGGTGCATTGTCAAAGGTCTTCAATAGTTGGTGCTTTCCAAGTTTCCTTATTGTGGGTGCTTCAGCTTTGTATGGTTCTCCAGGAGCCGGAGCTGGAGCATTTCCACTGGCCGCCATAGCCACAAAAGCATTTATCAAAAACAAACAAAGAAGTAAAAGCTGacccatttgtgaattaaattcgATGGTGGGTTGTTATTTGTTAAAGATGCTTTTGTTTTTTGATCTTATGGGGGTCTGATTTGAGCAtagatatacatacatacatagagAAGAAACTGCTATAAGCATTCCTACTACAAAGCATGGGGGTTTGGTGGAAGTTTCCCATTGCTGGATTCCAAGCATAATTTATTCCAATATCTTAAATCTGTTTTTATGAAGTTGTCTATGGAGTGGGAGATACACGTGCAGGCATTAGAATAATAGAACTACAACTAAGACTTCAATGGAGGGAACAAGATctttaatatgtttatttgtaaAGTTTGTGTAACCTCTATGATTGAATGAATCACACCGACATCAAGATTAACTAATAATATCCATGGATCAAAAATTTACAAAGCAAAAGCTGCAAGAAAAGGAATTATACAAAGACAGCATTTGCAGTATGATAGGTAATTACTAATTAAGATGTTCCACAAACAAGATACTTTGAGTTTTGGATGAATATTGCTACTTTGTCTGATGATGTTCTTCAAATGTAGACACGTCAAGATTCGATTATATGGAATGGGAATTGCATAGTCATATAGGAAGGAaggaacaaacaaacaaacaatgtcGATACATAATGTTATAAAAGAACACTAATTTCACCCTTGGAACTTGTAATATAAAATTGCGGTGGAATGCTCCAAGAACATGAGACATTAAGTGTTAGAAAAGGAAACAACTGGGGTTGGTACCATCTTGGAGAGAAAAGATTCAGAGGCAGAGTTTTGATTGAATAGGAAGGAAAGCTCTGTCAGTTTACTGTCTGCTGAATTACTATGAGGATTAGGTTGCTGAAACCACATATTTAATTAACACCAAAAAGCAAAAATCGTGTGCTGGAGATCCTTTGCCAGCTCATTGGCAAGAGATTGATGGGAGCATTCCCTGAAGCAGACCTGCCATGTTGACATAAATTTTATTCAGTGTTTGAGCCGCGAGGTGAAGAATACTACGATTTATATGGTTTTCTTTTCCACAGTTGTAGGATTCATTCCAGACAAATAATGAAACAAAGCAGCTTCATTTGATTTGCAAGATACAGTGCACATATCATAAATTTAAACCCCGATTTCTAAATGTTTGAAACAAGGTTAAGAACAAAAAGTAGGTCCTTCAGCTTTGCATGGTTCTCCAGGAGCCGGAGCTGGAGCATTTTCACTGGCCGCCATAGCCACCAAAGCATTTATCAAAACCAAGCAAAGAAGGAAAGGCTGAGCCATTTGTGAATCAAATTGGATGATGGGTTGTTAAAGATGCTTTTGCCTTTTGATCTTATGGGGGTCTGGTTTgagcacatacatacatacatacatacatacatacatacatacagaaGAAACTGCTATAAGCATTCCTACTACAAAACATGGGGGTTTTATGGAAGTTTCCCATTGCTGGATTCCAACGTCCAAGTATTATTTATTCCAATATCTTAAATCTGTCTTTATGAAGTTGTCTGTGGAGAGGGGGATGTTGAGGGAGATACACGTGCAGGCATTAGAATATTAGAAATACAACTAAGATTTCAGTGGAGGGAACAAGATCTTTAGTTATGTTTATTTGTAAAGTTTGTGTAACCTCTATGGTTGAATTAATCATACCGACAATTAGGGGGGTGCcataaacattaattaatatCCATATGTAAAATTAAGGAAGGAAAAGCTGCAAGAAAAAACAAGAACTTTACAAAGAACAAATTTGCAGTATAATAGCTAATTTAAGATGTTCCTCAACAGGATACTTTAAATTTTGGGTGAACATTGCTACTTTGTCGGATGATGTTCTTCAATTGTATAGAATGGTAATTGCAAACAATAAATAGAGGAACAAACAAACAATGTGGATCCATAATGTTATGGATAAGGATTAAGGGATCATTTAACAAATAAAGAACATTAATTTCACCCTTGGAACTTATAATCTAAAATTGTGGTGGGATGCACCTAGAACATGAGACATTAGGTGTTAGAAAAGGAAACAACTGGGGCTGGTACCATCTTGGAGAGAAAAGATTCAGAGCAGAGTTTTAATCGAATATAAAGGAAACTTCTTGTCAGTTTATCTTCGGCTGAATTATAATGAGGATTAGGTTGCTGAAACCATATATCTAATTTAACACCAAAAACTGTATGCTGGTGATCACACATGCAAGAGATTGATGGGAGCATTCCCTGAAACAGTCCTGCCATGTtgacataaatttttattttgtgtttgaGCCGTGAGGTGAACTATACTATGATCTATTTGGGTTATCTTTTCCACAGTAGTAGGATCCATCTAGACCGCACGTAAAAACCaatcatcataaattttaaagctCAATTTCTAAATGTTTGGAAGGTTAATAACAAACTTTAAAATACAGATGCAACCCCCTCACTCTCTATAACTAAACAGCATTGGTTCAAACTTCTTAAaccaaaaaagaataaaaaatgcaCCAGCCGGGAATCGAACCCGGGTCTGTACCGTGGCAGGGTACTATTCTACCACTAGACCACTGGTGCTTGTTATTGGGTGTCTTCCAGAAAAGAAATACTTAACCGATTACTGATAATCCTACTACCCTCGAAACACCAAAATCAACCACAAACTCCCCTATCTACCAGGCTTCAACCACGCTTTGCCGATTCCTTCCCTGATTCTCTCTTCAAACCCTTGAAGACCAAAAAACATAGTGGGTTCAGTCCTTTCAGttttaatccaaaattcaatGTCCTCAATCCTGAAAATGCCACTCTCAATCCCAGTTCCATCTCAAGCCCTTTCCTTCTCAAAATCTCTTGTTTCCCCAATTCCCCTTTTCCTTTACACTAAACTTTCAACCCTCTCCCTCCACAACTCAGCCCCACCACCCAACACCATAATCCGCATGGGGGGTGGCCCCAGAACTTACCCAGGTGGAGTCTCGAAATGGCAATGGAAACGCATGCAAGCCAAGAAAGCCAAGCAGCTACTCAAAACTCGACTTGCCCGTGAACGTCACATCTATGAAATGCGCAAAAGGGCCGAGCTCAAAGCCGCCGTATCTGAACTTGAACGCCCTTGGGAAGTCGTTGAAAAAGCACCCAACTTGTTCTCCGTTTCAGCTGATGAGCAAGTTAAAGTTTTGGCTGACAGATTCCAGAAGCCTGGCGGTTTCGATATGTGGAGCGACAGAGATGGACCTCAGCTGTTTGATGCTGTTGATGAGTTGCCTTCCGCCAGGTTTTTCCCTAAAGGGGTTGTTCATAGTGTTAAACCGTATCTGAGAAGCAGAGAGAGTGGTGAAAACACTAAGCTTTTGACTGAAAACAAGGGAGAGGAGAGTGAGAGTGAAGTTGCTAGTGTTTTAGATACAAATGGGAAAAAGAACGGTGTCAAATGGAGGAGGAAAGGATTTAGGAGAAGATTTGGTGCTGGTGCTGGTGCTGCTGGAGAGGCTAATTCTGATGCCAAGGTAAGTAATTTGAAGTCTGGAGTTCATAATAAAAGAAGGACCTTCAAGTCTGGGATTTATGATAAAAGAAGTGATTTCAAGTCTGAGGTTTTTGATATGAGCTTACAAGGAGATGGGAGTTATGGTATTAATAAGTAAACATTGATTGAGTTTACAAGGATATTCTCAAGGAGGGAAGGAGAAAAGGCTATGCTTTATTGGTAatgttcttcatcttcttctgcAAATTGTCTCACTTTCTTTTTTCCCTGGATGAAAAATGCTTTTGAAGGTGTTGCAATCTTTTTGTGTTTGGTTGCTGAGACAATATGGAATGTATATGTATAACTTGTATATGAAATTCAATGAAGATAAATAGCTATTCAGTTAAAATTTCGTACTATCTCTAGTTTTTCTCTTTGTACACTTAAACTGATGGACTTGGCAACTGCTTGCAGTTTGGTCTTAGTTCAATCTGCTAAAACTTTTGATTGAGTGCTTAGTTAAAACTTGAATAGATCCACTTTGTATTATTCCCAATCCAAATGTTATCTTCGTTGGGGCTTGTTTCCGTATCAATTCTTTGTCAATGTTGTCAAACAGTAGATGAATTGAAGGGATAAGAAACAATGAGCTAACTTTCTGACGTGTACAAGCTATGCAATTTGTTCTGATTAGACCTTTGAATTATCTGCAAATTGCTTTCTTCTTTAGCTTGTCAATTAAAGCTCATCTAATTGCATGATGCTTGAACCTGGACATGAGTCGTACTACTGTTCTTATTGTCACATTGTAATCATTTATACGTTCAAATCATGAGTTGGATTCCATATGAAATCTTCTTAAAGTTCTGCCTAAGTCTGATCATGGAGATATGTAGCCTCTGTTCCAAAGGAAACTTTGATGTAGACAGGTTCTTCTAGACATAACCAACACAGAGACGTGCTACTCCTTTAGACAACTATTTCTATGATGTACTGTTCGATATTAAGATAACTGTGACAACTTGATTACTTGGAGAGTTTTGTTTCTTGAGGTTCATTGGAAATGGAAAGTGATTGCAGCATGTTGTATGAGATAAAAAGGCAATAACGAGAAAACAAAACTAGAAATGACTACTTCCCATAGGATTTTCTTCTGTTACCATGTCACCATCACACCACAGATCATTCAAACTCAGAGGATTCTTCAGTTTTGTTACTAACCCATTTGCCATAAAATGAAacacatttatataatttaaatggaAGAAGGCGTTCGGCCTCACATATCTCAATCAGAAAAAATACTGGCATGCAGATTCTAAATCTGAAAGGATAAGGTCCATTGATTGTTGAAAAGGCACCAACAAGTCGCTGTGAAAGAAGGTTATGATTCTGGATACAACCAAGTTGTCAATAGTTAGGAGTAGCACTTTATTCCTCAATGTAAACTGTAGTAGGCAGAAGTGAAATTCAAATTGCTGTTACTAGCCATCACTGGAGGCATGTCTTCTTCACCTTCCTACTTTCAACCAAT from the Gossypium hirsutum isolate 1008001.06 chromosome D09, Gossypium_hirsutum_v2.1, whole genome shotgun sequence genome contains:
- the LOC107892867 gene encoding uncharacterized protein; the protein is MGQLLLLCLFLINAFVAMAASGNAPAPAPGEPYKAEAPTIRKLGKHQLLKTFDNAPASSPSQAPHTKKNMHPTVGSPSADHTAAITEPNKEENVSVDGDAIHLQNHHHHSMDKSVAGGGVILGGLATTFLVAVFCYIRATGRHKPETHQSNNENQ
- the LOC107891083 gene encoding probable DEAD-box ATP-dependent RNA helicase 48 yields the protein MSSILKMPLSIPVPSQALSFSKSLVSPIPLFLYTKLSTLSLHNSAPPPNTIIRMGGGPRTYPGGVSKWQWKRMQAKKAKQLLKTRLARERHIYEMRKRAELKAAVSELERPWEVVEKAPNLFSVSADEQVKVLADRFQKPGGFDMWSDRDGPQLFDAVDELPSARFFPKGVVHSVKPYLRSRESGENTKLLTENKGEESESEVASVLDTNGKKNGVKWRRKGFRRRFGAGAGAAGEANSDAKVSNLKSGVHNKRRTFKSGIYDKRSDFKSEVFDMSLQGDGSYGINK